The following proteins come from a genomic window of Lolium rigidum isolate FL_2022 chromosome 5, APGP_CSIRO_Lrig_0.1, whole genome shotgun sequence:
- the LOC124657477 gene encoding putative ubiquitin-like-specific protease 1B — protein MHPTDKVLSPIVPVRLSEIFSEHVTTKETILRYNGNNGDIVQSAFEGANSASRLWRSDQVQFPIVVGSHWFLFSVCLKAKVFAFCDSLYNEGDAFHNAIREPLIQNFVALWNIIVTPQMSYQIDFNEFQTRYPPVPKQDNSDDCGVFLMKFMEIHDPRTQMQNSFSQADILNLRIKYANEIFFTKLNKIDKTIVSEFFGDVGM, from the exons ATGCATCCAACAGATAAAGTGCTTTCCCCAATTGTGCCTGTTAGGCTATCAGAGATTTTCAGTGAGCATGTAACCACAAAG GAGACAATTTTGAGGTACAATGGAAATAATGGAGACATTGTTCAATCTGCATTTGAAGGAGCCAACTCTGCATCCCGTTTATGGAGATCAGATCAA GTACAGTTTCCAATTGTAGTAGGAAGTCACTGGTTTCTCTTTTCGGTGTGCTTGAAAGCAAAAGTTTTTGCATTTTGTGATTCCCTCTATAATGAAGGTGATGCTTTCCATAATGCAATCAGAGAACCACTG ATTCAAAACTTCGTTGCTCTGTGGAATATTATTGTAACTCCTCAAATGTCTTATCAAATTGACTTCAATGAGTTTCAAACCAGATACCCACCTGTTCCAAAACAAGACAACAG TGATGACTGCGGTGTTTTCCTAATGAAGTTTATGGAAATTCATGATCCAAGGACTCAAATGCAGAACTCATTTTCTCAAGCAGACATTCTTAACCTGAGAATCAAATATGCTAATGAGATTTTCTTCACAAAGCTGAACAAAATAGACAAGACTATTGTGTCTGAATTCTTTGGTGAT GTTGGAATGTGA